A window of the Janthinobacterium agaricidamnosum NBRC 102515 = DSM 9628 genome harbors these coding sequences:
- a CDS encoding class II glutamine amidotransferase yields the protein MCQLLGMNCNVPTDIVFSFTGFAMRGGHTDTHHDGWGIAFFEGAGVRHFVDHQAAIASPVAELIKHYPIKSTNVIAHIRKATQGRVALENCHPFVRELWGRYWVFAHNGDLKDFAPVLDGSYRPVGCTDSERAFCYLLQQLQARFGAVPPSRGELHAALGGIVAGIAAHGTFNMLLSSGTELFAHCSTNLFYVVRQHPFVTAKLSDEDVSVDFSQVTTPDDRVAVIVTQPLTTNEIWTAFLPGELKLFVDGWPEPAPIA from the coding sequence ATGTGCCAACTCCTAGGAATGAATTGCAATGTCCCTACCGACATTGTGTTTAGTTTTACCGGCTTCGCGATGCGCGGCGGCCACACCGATACCCACCATGATGGCTGGGGCATCGCGTTTTTCGAAGGCGCCGGGGTGCGCCATTTCGTCGACCACCAGGCCGCCATCGCGTCGCCGGTGGCCGAGCTGATCAAACATTACCCGATCAAGTCCACCAACGTGATTGCGCATATCCGCAAGGCGACCCAGGGCCGGGTGGCGCTGGAAAATTGCCATCCCTTCGTGCGCGAACTGTGGGGGCGCTACTGGGTATTCGCCCACAATGGCGACTTGAAAGACTTTGCGCCCGTGCTCGATGGCAGCTACCGGCCGGTCGGCTGCACCGACAGCGAGCGGGCTTTCTGTTATCTGCTGCAACAGTTGCAGGCCCGTTTCGGCGCTGTGCCGCCGTCGCGCGGCGAGCTGCATGCGGCACTGGGCGGCATCGTGGCCGGCATCGCGGCCCACGGCACTTTCAATATGCTGTTGTCGAGCGGTACGGAATTGTTTGCCCATTGTTCGACGAACTTGTTTTATGTAGTGCGGCAACATCCTTTCGTCACTGCTAAACTGTCTGATGAAGATGTCAGTGTTGATTTTTCGCAAGTGACCACGCCGGACGATCGTGTCGCCGTGATCGTCACCCAGCCGTTGACCACCAATGAAATCTGGACCGCATTTTTACCTGGCGAGTTGAAATTATTTGTCGATGGATGGCCTGAACCGGCGCCGATAGCGTGA
- a CDS encoding EAL and HDOD domain-containing protein: protein MIDISNTDPTPKPLRVREFYLGRQPILDRNQALFGYELLFRNAPVGPANITSDLSATASVIAHASQLGMEKVIGDALGFVNVDADVIMSDIFVFLPREKVVLEIVESMQVTPEIYQRITELVGHGFTFALENVVNDSQQVQQLLPLVEYVKMDMSSVDPATLATLAPRFKLDKKKLVAEKVETREEFRTGLELGFDYFQGYYFAKPAIMTGKKLSPSQLAVMELMTLVTSDADNLDIERAIKGDVSLALNLLRLVNTPAVGARQRIDSLSQAVTVLGRRQLQRWLQIMLYAEPSKRGHSMTPLLMLATTRGRLLELLAHKLRPNHAHSADVAFTVGIMSLMDTLFGVSMEDILKQIPVIDEVAEALLTRTGFYGDLLRLAECIERIEDLEDQIVPTLRELAMSPDDLVELEMAAYEWSDNVVRYAV from the coding sequence ATGATCGATATTTCCAACACCGACCCGACCCCCAAACCTTTGCGCGTGCGCGAATTTTATTTGGGCCGCCAACCGATCCTCGACCGGAATCAAGCCTTGTTTGGCTATGAGTTGCTATTCCGCAACGCCCCGGTCGGCCCGGCCAATATCACCAGCGACTTGTCGGCCACCGCGTCCGTGATCGCCCATGCCTCGCAACTGGGCATGGAAAAGGTCATCGGCGATGCGCTCGGCTTCGTCAATGTCGATGCCGACGTGATCATGAGCGATATCTTTGTTTTCTTGCCACGCGAAAAAGTCGTGCTGGAAATCGTTGAATCGATGCAAGTCACGCCCGAGATTTACCAGCGTATCACTGAACTGGTCGGCCACGGCTTCACGTTTGCGCTCGAAAACGTGGTCAACGACAGCCAGCAAGTGCAGCAATTGCTGCCGCTGGTCGAGTATGTCAAGATGGACATGAGCAGCGTCGATCCGGCGACCTTGGCCACGCTGGCGCCGCGCTTCAAGCTCGACAAGAAAAAGCTGGTGGCCGAAAAAGTCGAAACCCGCGAAGAATTCAGGACCGGCCTGGAGCTGGGCTTCGATTACTTCCAGGGGTATTATTTTGCCAAGCCGGCCATCATGACGGGTAAAAAACTGTCGCCGTCGCAACTGGCGGTGATGGAATTGATGACCCTGGTCACATCGGACGCCGATAACCTGGACATTGAACGCGCCATCAAGGGCGATGTGTCGCTGGCCTTGAACTTGCTGCGCCTGGTCAATACGCCAGCCGTCGGCGCGCGCCAGCGCATCGATTCGCTGAGCCAGGCGGTGACGGTGCTGGGCCGCCGTCAATTGCAGCGCTGGCTGCAAATCATGCTGTACGCCGAACCGAGCAAGCGCGGCCACAGCATGACGCCGCTGCTGATGCTGGCGACCACCCGTGGCCGCTTGCTCGAATTGCTGGCGCATAAATTACGTCCGAATCATGCCCATTCGGCCGATGTCGCCTTCACGGTCGGCATCATGTCGCTGATGGATACGCTGTTCGGCGTCTCGATGGAAGACATCCTGAAACAGATTCCCGTGATCGATGAAGTGGCCGAAGCATTGCTGACGCGCACAGGTTTTTATGGCGACTTGCTGCGCCTGGCCGAATGCATCGAACGCATCGAAGACCTGGAAGACCAGATCGTGCCGACCTTGCGCGAACTGGCGATGTCGCCGGACGATTTGGTCGAGCTGGAAATGGCGGCGTACGAATGGAGCGACAACGTGGTGCGCTACGCGGTCTGA
- a CDS encoding response regulator: MANILVVDDEMGIRELLSEILGDEGHAIQLAENAQQAREARAAGAPDLVLLDIWMPDTDGVTLLKEWQRDGLLTMPVIMMSGHATIDTAVEATRIGALNFLEKPIALQKLLKAVQQGLTRAQETPRAPAAAPRPLPAAVEEHVSNQAPSFSNNAPPQHVVVRPGVAPQQGGDNQLFNLSFDLPLREARDAFERMYFEHHLGREGGSMTRVAEKTGLERTHLYRKLKQLGVEPGRLAKKGV, from the coding sequence ATGGCAAACATTCTCGTAGTTGATGATGAAATGGGTATCCGCGAATTGCTCTCGGAAATCTTGGGCGATGAGGGACATGCGATCCAGCTGGCCGAAAACGCGCAGCAGGCCCGGGAAGCGCGCGCCGCCGGTGCGCCGGACCTGGTCTTGCTCGATATCTGGATGCCCGATACCGATGGCGTGACCCTGCTCAAGGAATGGCAGCGCGACGGTTTGCTGACGATGCCGGTCATCATGATGTCCGGCCATGCCACCATCGATACGGCGGTCGAAGCGACCCGCATCGGCGCGCTGAACTTCCTGGAAAAACCGATTGCCTTGCAAAAACTGCTGAAAGCGGTGCAACAGGGTTTGACGCGCGCCCAGGAAACCCCGCGCGCGCCGGCCGCCGCGCCGCGCCCATTGCCGGCGGCGGTCGAAGAGCATGTCAGCAACCAGGCGCCCAGCTTCAGCAATAATGCCCCTCCGCAACATGTGGTGGTGCGTCCCGGCGTGGCGCCGCAGCAAGGCGGCGACAACCAGCTGTTCAACCTGTCCTTCGATTTGCCGCTGCGCGAGGCGCGCGATGCGTTCGAACGCATGTATTTCGAACATCACCTGGGCCGCGAAGGCGGCAGCATGACGCGGGTGGCGGAAAAGACCGGCCTGGAACGCACCCATTTGTACCGCAAACTGAAGCAACTGGGCGTCGAGCCCGGCCGGCTGGCCAAAAAAGGAGTATGA
- a CDS encoding DUF3567 domain-containing protein → MNLIYNSEQYSVVEFGADRDLEALRFGGYEIVDKGGKRETFIAGVLAQNFRRDVNQLIASEPSMEEIDEFLGSYESLMSQPVLLH, encoded by the coding sequence ATGAACCTCATCTATAACAGCGAGCAATACAGCGTGGTTGAATTCGGCGCCGACCGCGACCTGGAAGCGTTGCGCTTCGGCGGCTATGAAATCGTCGACAAGGGTGGCAAACGCGAAACCTTTATTGCCGGCGTGCTGGCGCAAAACTTCCGGCGCGACGTCAACCAGTTGATCGCCAGCGAACCGAGCATGGAGGAAATCGATGAGTTTCTTGGAAGTTACGAATCGTTGATGAGCCAGCCGGTACTATTGCATTAA